The following coding sequences lie in one Chanos chanos chromosome 4, fChaCha1.1, whole genome shotgun sequence genomic window:
- the LOC115809143 gene encoding cytochrome P450 2J3: MTVLNFVQLFDWIDIKSILMFSAVFLLLADYLRNKPPKNFPPGPRSLPFIGDLHRIDPRKVHIQLTKFAEEYGNVFSVRFFGPRIVVLNGYKLVKEVYIQQGEVLVDRPSLPLFADIVNNRGIIFSNGYQWKQQRRFALMTLRNFGLGKKSLETSIQQEANILKEAFSNEQGRVFNPWMQINNAVSNVICVLVFGDRFEYSDSNFQALLKMMSDTVELQGSIWAQIYNMFPWIMRRVPGPHRKLFAHWNKLIDFVKTKIKEHHIDLDPSSPRDYIDCFLGEMEKWKEDEAAGFNIENLCFCTLDLFTAGTETTSTTLYWGLLYMIKYPEIQAKVQAEIDRVVGSSRQPSVADRENLPYTDAVIHEIQRFGNIVPLNVGRSTTKDTYIGGYNIPKGTLLTGNLTSVLFDETEWETPHTFNPGHFLDAEGNFRRRDAFLPFSTGKRVCLGEQLARMELFLFFTSLLQHFTFSAPPGVEPTLDYKIGVTLGPKPYNLCAVPR; this comes from the exons ATGactgttttaaattttgtacaACTTTTTGACTGGATTGACATTAAGAGCATATTAATGTTCTCGgctgttttccttttgctcGCTGACTATTTAAGAAACAAACCTCCAAAGAACTTTCCTCCCGGACCACGGTCACTGCCTTTTATAGGGGACCTTCACCGTATCGATCCAAGAAAGGTTCACATTCAGCTCACAAAG TTTGCTGAAGAATATGgcaatgttttcagtgttcGATTTTTTGGACCAAGGATAGTTGTCTTGAATGGATACAAGTTGGTGAAGGAGGTATATATTCAACAAGGAGAAGTCTTAGTTGATCGTCCATCTTTGCCCCTATTTGCTGACATTGTGAACAACAGAG GTATTATTTTTTCTAATGGATATCAGTGGAAACAGCAGAGAAGATTTGCACTGATGACACTGAGAAATTTTGGACTGGGTAAGAAGAGCCTAGAGACATCTATTCAGCAGGAAGCCAATATTCTCAAGGAGGCCTTTTCAAATGAGCAAG GGCGAGTATTTAATCCTTGGATGCAGATCAACAATGCTGTCTCCAATGTGATCTGTGTTCTGGTGTTTGGTGATCGGTTTGAGTACAGTGACAGTAATTTCCAGGCCCTACTGAAGATGATGAGTGATACTGTGGAACTGCAGGGTAGCATTTGGGCACAG ATCTATAATATGTTTCCGTGGATAATGCGCAGAGTGCCAGGCCCACACAGGAAACTATTTGCACATTGGAACAAATTGATTGACTTTGTCAAGACTAAAATCAAAGAGCATCACATTGACCTTGACCCCTCATCCCCACGAGATTACATCGACTGCTTCCTGGGGGAGATGGAAAAG TGGAAAGAAGATGAAGCAGCAGGATTCAACATTGAGAACTTGTGCTTCTGCACACTGGATCTGTTTACAGCAGGGACTGAGACCACCTCTACCACCCTGTACTGGGGTCTCCTTTATATGATCAAATACCCAGAAATACAAG CAAAGGTACAGGCAGAGATAGACCGTGTGGTAGGGTCGTCACGACAACCATCagtggcagacagagagaacctgCCCTACACTGATGCTGTCATTCATGAGATACAGAGGTTTGGAAATATTGTCCCGCTGAATGTAGGCCGAAGTACCACAAAAGATACTTACATCGGGGGTTACAATATTCCTAAG GGTACACTGTTGACTGGGAATCTCACATCAGTTTTGTTTGATGAGACGGAGTGGGAGACACCACACACTTTCAACCCAGGTCACTTCCTGGATGCCGAGGGTAACTTCCGGAGGAGGGATGCCTTCCTGCCATTTTCAACTG gaaagagagtgtgtctaGGGGAGCAGCTGGCTCGTATGGAGCTCTTCCTGTTTTTCACCTCCCTGCTTCAACACTTCACATTCTCTGCTCCTCCTGGTGTCGAGCCCACACTGGACTACAAAATAGGAGTCACACTCGGCCCCAAGCCCTATAATCTCTGTGCTGTTCCTCGTTGa